The Fulvia fulva chromosome 13, complete sequence genome window below encodes:
- a CDS encoding Carboxylic acid transporter, producing MQATGVPAEPIATGVLATAKQSFGDLFRWKQRVEITNEYGESRFEWQAPAPLRNPISLFRQLSAQGWLFFIVGFASWTADAFDFHALSIQTVKLAAYYDTSNTNITTAITLTLLLRSVGAAVFGLAGDQFGRKWPMVINMIILGILQIATIYSTTFGQFLAVRSLFGLFMGGVYGNAVAMALENCPVEARGLMSGIMQQGYSFGYVCAACANLGVGGSVESWKTVFWIAAGMSIAVGLIRVAFPESKQFRERKAAGHKGAAPGVFWAETKRMLAKEWKMCIYCIILMTWFNYYSHTSQDSYTTFMRTQKEMENHDASIASILMKTGACVGGTVIGYLSQWVGRRRAMVVSAIISALIIPAWILPTTLGGLSASGFMIQFFVQGAWGVIPIHLNELSPPAFRSSFPGITYQLGNMISSPSAQIVNAVAESKLITLGNGDRVPSYGPVMGVATAIIAMGIAVTAALGPEKRGSHFENAVIGGDAIAMNEAKVADVERGHSVATIEKPGAERVEAVETVEKK from the exons ATGCAGGCTACCGGCGTACCAGCAGAGCCAATTGCAACTGGCGTTCTTGCCACCGCAAAGCAATCCTTTGGCGACCTTTTTCGGTGGAAGCAGCGAGTCGAGATTACCAATG AGTACGGCGAAAGTCGCTTCGAGTGGCAAGCACCCGCACCTCTCAGGAACCCAATCTCTCTATTCAGACAACTCTCGGCACAAGGATGGCTCTTCTTCATCGTCGGTTTCGCCTCTTGGACAGCAGATGCCTTCGACTTCCACGCACTATCAATTCAGACCGTGAAGCTGGCCGCATACTATGACACCTCGAACACCAACATCACCACTGCTATCACACTTACCTTGCTCCTTCGGTCTGTTGGTGCTGCTGTGTTCGGTCTTGCGGGTGATCAGTTCGGACGGAAATGGCCTATGGTCATCAACATGATCATTCTCGGCATTTTGCAGATCGCCACCATCTATTCCACCACTTTCGGGCAGTTCTTGGCTGTGCGCAGTCTTTTCGGTCTGTTCATGGGTGGCGTGTACGGTAACGCCGTCGCCATGGCGTTAGAGAACT GTCCCGTCGAGGCTCGAGGTCTCATGTCTGGCATCATGCAACAGGGCTACTCCTTCGGCTACGTCTGCGCAGCCTGCGCCAACCTCGGTGTCGGTGGCAGTGTCGAGTCATGGAAAACCGTCTTCTGGATCGCAGCCGGCATGTCGATCGCAGTCGGTCTGATCCGCGTAGCCTTCCCCGAGTCCAAGCAGTTCCGTGAGCGCAAAGCAGCTGGCCACAAGGGCGCAGCACCCGGAGTGTTCTGGGCTGAGACGAAGAGAATGCTGGCCAAGGAATGGAAGATGTGCATCTACTGCATCATTCTCATGACGTGGTTCAACTACTACAGCCACACCAGCCAAGACTCGTACACGACATTCATGCGCACGCAGAAGGAGATGGAGAACCACGATGCATCGATTGCTAGTATTCTGATGAAGACTGGTGCTTGTGTTGGTGGCACGGTCATTGGCTACCTCAGCCAATGGGTCGGTCGCAGACGTGCTATGGTCGTTAGCGCTATCATCAGCGCACTGATCATTCCCGCCTGGATCTTGCCTACGACTCTGGGCGGTCTGTCGGCCAGCGGCTTCATGATCCAGTTCTTCGTGCAGGGCGCTTGGGGTGTCATTCCCATTCACCTCAACGAGCTGTCCCCACCGGCCTTCCGATCTTCATTCCCTGGCA TCACATACCAACTCGGTAACATGATCTCCTCGCCATCAGCCCAGATCGTGAACGCCGTTGCCGAGTCCAAGCTCATCACTCTGGGAAATGGCGATCGCGTCCCTAGCTACGGACCTGTCATGGGCGTCGCCACTGCTATCATCGCCATGGGTATCGCTGTCACCGCTGCACTAGGCCCAGAGAAGCGTGGTAGCCACTTCGAGAATGCTGTCATTGGAGGTGACGCAATCGCCATGAACGAGGCAAAGGTTGCTGATGTTGAGAGGGGGCACAGTGTCGCTACTATCGAGAAGCCGGGCGCCGAGAGAGTCGAGGCTGTTGAGACTGTTGAGAAGAAGTAA
- a CDS encoding Carboxylesterase, whose protein sequence is MTLANESFAHATGYAHHQHEHHITGAHLIGSVPLPDAEAVFRQCAANLPARLKRIPDGETGDRQLFTTFQAQLFGIYPPMMTEFVHNAPIQDKHFTPEQIQEGIDILTKVDLHTGYDDVAIESYAIFRRLKDEGVIPLDVKFQVSLPSIPNVIGPFVQHAFQAIVEPIYEAALFRAIRRIQERIPHEDLAIQIDIALDTAYWEALNPDTVRENSGLEWFRPWFKGDVKQYQTDYIVRFISQVDDDVEVGLHNCYGDMQHQHWHEPASLAVVVERALWVYSASPRKINFFHCPVPKSAEGHIDAYLDPLKYLLPVLRQHETDLYLGLVHEHKPDLTKKYIAAAKKVVPIFGVAAECGGGRTPWEDFEDVLKISKDVSEPVVVVDAASTHRSKYFNNAVINQWFDSPPVQDQGHCQDEDCHVDGLKESRTYLKNLVDAEVAVVGAKNVFIGGFSQGCAMALHFLLSSEGELGGFVGMSGWMPMVQSLEKTLEQEEDAPTSVCNFVRETMGLRPLEVAPYLATPVLLGHGTLDDIVILSKGQRAAAFLRDLGMQVTWKEYAIGHCYEVSRQIDDIVAFLQRRGRV, encoded by the exons ATGACGCTCGCCAACGAATCCTTCGCACACGCGACCGGCTACGCCCACCACCAACATGAACACCACATCACCGGCGCCCACCTCATTGGCAGCGTGCCCCTTCCTGACGCCGAGGCCGTCTTTCGACAATGTGCTGCGAATCTCCCTGCCCGACTGAAGCGCATACCGGATGGCGAGACGGGCGACAGGCAGCTGTTCACCACCTTCCAGGCGCAGCTCTTCGGCATATACCCGCCGATGATGACCGAGTTCGTGCACAACGCTCCCATCCAAGACAAGCACTTCACACCCGAGCAGATCCAAGAAGGCATCGACATCCTCACGAAAGTTGACCTCCACACCGGCTACGACGATGTTGCCATCGAGAGCTACGCCATCTTCCGCAGACTCAAGGACGAGGGTGTGATTCCGCTAGATGTCAAGTTCCAAGTGAGCTTGCCGTCAATTCCGAACGTGATTGGGCCGTTTGTGCAACACGCATTCCAGGCCATTGTCGAGCCCATCTATGAAGCAGCACTCTTCCGCGCTATTCGACGGATACAAGAGCGCATTCCACACGAGGACCTAGCTATTCAGATCGACATCGCACTAGACACTGCTTACTGGGAGGCACTGAACCCGGACACTGTCAGGGAGAACTCCGGCCTGGAGTGGTTCCGGCCATGGTTCAAGGGCGATGTGAAGCAGTATCAAACAGACTACATCGTCCGATTCATCAGCCAAGTGGACGATGATGTCGAGGTCGGACTGCACAACTGCTATG GTGACATGCAACACCAGCACTGGCACGAGCCCGCATCTCTCGCCGTAGTCGTCGAGCGAGCACTCTGGGTTTACAGCGCCTCACCACGCAAGATCAACTTCTTCCACTGCCCCGTGCCGAAGAGTGCCGAGGGCCACATCGACGCCTACTTGGATCCACTAAAGTATCTCCTCCCAGTCTTGAGACAGCACGAGACCGACCTCTACCTCGGTCTGGTCCACGAGCACAAGCCGGACCTCACCAAGAAGTACATCGCGGCCGCGAAGAAAGTGGTGCCCATCTTTGGCGTGGCGGCGGAGTGCGGTGGTGGCAGGACGCCTTGGGAGGATTTCGAGGATGTGCTGAAGATCTCGAAGGACGTCTCGGAGCCTGTGGTTGTTGTTGATGCG GCCAGCACTCATCGATCCAAGTACTTCAACAATGCAGTCATCAATCAATGGTTCGACTCGCCTCCCGTTCAGGACCAGGGCCATTGCCAAGACGAAGACTGCCATGTTGATGGCTTGAAAGAGTCAAGGACATACCTGAAGAACCTTGTGGATGCCGAAGTCGCAGTTGTTGGCGCTAAAAACGTCTTCATCGGCGGCTTCAGTCAGGGCTGTGCGATGGCGCTGCACTTTTTGCTGAGCTCCGAAGGGGAATTGGGTGGATTTGTGGGGATGAGTGGATGGATGCCGATGGTCCAGAGCTTGGAAAAGACTCTGGAGCAGGAAGAAGACGCTCCGACCAGTGTCTGTAATTTTGTGCGAGAGACCATGGGACTACGACCGCTCGAAGTAGCACCATATCTCGCAACACCAGTG CTCCTCGGCCATGGCACTCTTGACGACATTGTCATACTTTCCAAAGGCCAGCGTGCTGCGGCATTCCTTAGGGACTTGGGCATGCAAGTAACCTGGAAAGAGTACGCCATCGGCCATTGTTACGAAGTTTCTCGCCAGATCGACGACATTGTGGCGTTCCTGCAGAGACGTGGGCGTGTTTGA
- a CDS encoding Aldehyde oxidase, which translates to MKVITVTALLAAAIANANIIFTFVQPTCRLTSTGPRGCFRGQTCMPDSTCAISPRGLIDIASVGPSLADASPPRADGPCGKDFDDATCDPKGEYGGCRSATGWCGDTEDHCLNSNGCQNGCASDAPDSDPPADEPSATTTSKPAGPASEPVIGPPPTSSGPQATGEATTDGSCGASNGGTICGDWALGSCCSAYGFCGSTSNHCGDGCQSGPCDSPPVPPAPGPSPAPSSPNPGSFDKKYGDSGVPAMHAALLPNGRVVFLDKVEDYSKLKLSNGENGFSAEYDSATGDTVALAYNTNAFCSGGSFLANGTVMSIGGNEPFADDDSVGDGFKGLRWLTRSAMDASFDGQDWIETEDTLDTARWYASVQTMPDGTLFVVSGSLTGLDPTQGYNNNPTYEILDKDGISHGGSIPMEILVKSQPYYMYPFMHLLNDGTVYVFVSKSSEIFDVAANETVKKFDELPGDYRTYPNTGGSVLLPLSSGNDWEADVVICGGGVWQGLDSPTDPSCGRIQPQSDDPSWEMDSMPEGRGMVEGVLLPDGTVAWVNGASRGAQGFLLAEDPTTTVLLYDPSAELGERWHTDATSDIPRLYHSVALLMLDGTVMIAGSNPVQMPVMQEDATDQNFTEYRVETYIPPYLSGDNADRRPTDIVVSSLDLVADSSTFEVNFTAPDDAKEVKVALYHGGFVTHSLHMSHRMLFLDIDGFVEGEKEQEIQVTMPPNNNVAPPGPYVVYVVVDGVPGVGQFVMVA; encoded by the exons ATGAAGGTGATCACAGTCACGGCGCTTTTGGCCGCCGCAATCGCGAATGCGAACATCATCTTTACCTTCGTCCAGCCAACTTGTAGGCTCACATCAACGGGACCGCGAGGATGCTTCCGAGGCCAGACTTGCATGCCGGATAGCAC ATGTGCGATCTCGCCTCGAGGTCTGATCGACATCGCCTCTGTAGGCCCATCACTTGCTGATGCTTCCCCACCACGAGCTGATGGCCCCTGCGGGAAGGACTTTGACGATGCTACTTGCGATCCAAAAGGCGAGTACGGAGGCTGCCGCAG TGCTACAGGCTGGTGCGGCGATACCGAGGATCATTGTCTAAACAGCAATGGCTGCCAGAACGGATGCGCGAGCGATGCACCAGACTCAGATCCACCAGCTGATGAACCCTCTGCAACCACTACCTCCAAGCCAGCCGGACCTGCGAGCGAGCCAGTCATTGGACCACCTCCCACCAGCTCAGGACCCCAAGCTACTGGTGAAGCAACAACGGATGGCTCGTGTGGCGCCTCAAATGGTGGCACAATCTGTGGCGACTGGGCATTGGGAAGCTGCTGCTCAGCTTACGGCTTCTGCGGCAGTACGAGTAATCACTGTGGTGATGGTTGCCAATCAGGTCCCTGTGACTCGCCACCAGTGCCACCGGCGCCGGGACCATCACCTGCTCCCAGCAGTCCAAATCCAGGCTCGTTTGACAAGAAATACGGCGACTCCGGAGTACCTGCAATGCATGCCGCGCTCTTGCCGAACGGCCGTGTCGTGTTCTTGGACAAGGTTGAGGACTACAGCAAGCTCAAGCTGAGCAATGGCGAGAATGGTTTCAGCGCGGAGTATGATTCTGCCACTGGCGATACTGTGGCGCTTGCGTACAATACAAATGCCTTTTGCTCTGGCGGCTCATTCCTGGCCAATGGAACGGTCATGTCGATTGGCGGCAACGAGCCTTTTGCTGACGACGACTCGGTTGGTGATGGCTTCAAGGGCCTGCGGTGGCTCACACGCTCTGCCATGGATGCATCATTCGATGGCCAAGATTGGATTGAGACTGAAGACACCTTGGACACTGCTCGCTGGTATGCAAGCGTACAGACTATGCCAGATGGGACACTGTTTGTGGTCTCCGGCAGCTTGACTGGACTCGACCCAACCCAGGGCTATAACAACAACCCCACTTACGAGATACTGGACAAGGACGGCATTTCTCACGGCGGCTCCATCCCGATGGAGATTCTCGTCAAGTCCCAGCCGTACTACATGTACCCTTTCATGCACCTGCTGAACGACGGTACTGTGTACGTCTTCGTGTCGAAGAGCTCAGAGATCTTTGATGTCGCGGCTAATGAGACTGTCAAGAAGTTCGACGAGCTACCTGGAGACTATCGTACATACCCCAACACGGGAGGCTCAGTTCTACTACCATTGAGCTCTGGCAATGACTGGGAAGCCGACGTCGTGATCTGTGGTGGAGGAGTCTGGCAAGGTCTCGACTCGCCAACAGATCCATCTTGCGGCAGGATCCAGCCACAATCGGATGACCCATCATGGGAAATGGACAGCATGCCAGAAGGCCGCGGGATGGTGGAAGGTGTACTTCTACCTGATGGCACAGTGGCGTGGGTCAACGGAGCAAGCCGTGGAGCTCAAGGCTTCTTGCTCGCCGAAGATCCCACCACCACAGTACTTCTCTACGATCCATCTGCGGAGCTTGGCGAACGCTGGCATACCGATGCTACTAGCGACATCCCACGGCTTTACCACTCCGTCGCACTCCTGATGCTCGACGGCACTGTCATGATCGCGGGGAGCAACCCCGTCCAGATGCCTGTGATGCAGGAAGATGCGACCGATCAGAACTTTACAGAGTATCGAGTCGAGACATACATCCCGCCATACCTATCTGGCGACAACGCCGATCGCAGACCTACCGACATCGTGGTCTCAAGCCTTGATCTCGTCGCGGATTCGTCCACGTTTGAGGTCAACTTCACAGCGCCGGATGATGCGAAGGAAGTGAAAGTGGCACTTTACCATGGCGGCTTCGTAACACACTCTCTGCACATGAGCCATAGAATGCTCTTTCTCGACATCGATGGGTTTGTGGAAGGAGAGAAGGAGCAGGAGATTCAGGTGACGATGCCGCCGAACAACAATGTGGCACCTCCTGGACCGTATGTTGTGTATGTAGTTGTCGATGGCGTGCCTGGGGTTGGGCAGTTCGTCATGGTAGCTTGA
- a CDS encoding Methyltransferase, whose amino-acid sequence MSATVAADNVLPIVATTTPAPAPPSRSNTVSSATMEADEHEHDSTFGGDRESLASSSTSLRSAATKFQFENGRRYHGYQAGKHYFPNDEKEMERQDIEHQNQILQMDGKLFLCPLVENPTEILDLGTGTGIWCIDMADQYPDCQVLGTDLSPIQPGWVPPNCQFQIDDFDHEWTFGSNRFDMIQHRFLVGSVKNIGELYKRAFDALKPGGSLQGVEIQFGTFCDDDSLPEDAALRQWTSLMEDAFGKIGASPPMAEDYERWMRETGFENVHMHIFKRPMNDWPKDPKMKEIGRYCCLNWLEGVEGFTMAPFTRILGWSPEEVQVFLAKVRKESVTRRIHAYMKGIVVWGTKPLHPQF is encoded by the exons ATGTCGGCGACGGTGGCCGCCGACAATGTTCTTCCCATCGTGGCCACCACGACTCCAGCACCAGCGCCGCCATCTCGGAGCAACACGGTATCGTCCGCGACCATGGAGGCAGACGAGCACGAGCACGATAGCACCTTCGGTGGCGACCGGGAGTCCCTCGCGAGCAGCAGCACCTCCCTCAGATCCGCAGCCACCAAATTTCAGTTCGAGAATGGCAGACGCTATCATGGCTACCAGGCCGGGAAGCACTACTTTCCCAACGATGAAAAGGAGATGGAGAGGCAGGACATAGAGCACCAGAACCAGATCCTGCAGATGGACGGCAAGCTATTTCTGTGCCCGTTGGTCGAGAACCCCACCGAGATCTTGGATCTGGGCACCGGCACAGGCATTTGGTGCATAGACATGGCCGATCAGTACCCCGACTGCCAGGTGCTAGGAACAGACCTCTCGCCCATACAGCCAGGATGGGTTCCGCCCAACTGCCAATTCCAGATCGACGACTTCGACCATGAGTGGACATTTGGCTCGAACCGCTTCGACATGATCCAGCACCGCTTTCTTGTCGGCAGCGTGAAAAACATTGGCGAGCTGTATAAGCGTGCCTTTGATGCTCTGAAGCCTGGCGGTTCTCTACAAGGTGTTGAGATCCAATTCGGCACCTTCTGCGATGACGATTCACTGCCAGAAGACGCTGCGCTGAGACAGTGGACGAGCCTGATGGAGGACGCTTTTGGTAAGATTGGCGCCAGCCCGCCGATGGCCGAGGATTATGAGCGCTGGATGCGTGAGACTGGGTTTGAGAACGTGCACATGCACATCTTCAAGCGGCCTATGAACGATTGGCCTAAAGATCCCAAGATGAAGGAGATCGGCAGG TATTGCTGTCTCAACTGGCTAGAAGGAGTCGAAGGCTTCACCATGGCACCTTTCACCCGTATACTTGGCTGGTCGCCGGAAGAAGTGCAGGTATTTCTCGCCAAAGTGCGCAAAGAATCCGTCACGAGGAGGATACACGCATATATGAAAGG CATTGTTGTATGGGGCACTAAGCCACTACACCCGCAGTTCTAG
- a CDS encoding Altered inheritance of mitochondria protein 9, mitochondrial yields MLLCRSLISPSLAAASRCAISSHAPCHRPIARHGYANTNLHAGRTMSFSDMSASDSTSSLFKHTSGRWVYNEDKRLAERERTFNVGALQALTAHAVDRKPDEITGIRKIGECASNRPFAVHFKDGFKIVARIPYPSVEPKGLVVASEAATMTFLRLKRLPVPKILGHSCSSDNPAGTEYILMEFCSGTNLARIWDDLEEAKRIQVATSLVDVEKRLSDVRLPASGSLYFLRDLPADATKIAVDAEDVGRPDSNFLGPTTDLSFWSGRRSSLDVDRGSFPTPEAAMDSGAIKEMRYLEQYGRPLLPFNRFQRETFKFEKQLPSVHLDSIQKYLQISKYLIPRAEGPQMPMLRHPDLRPGNIFVSNDLKITALIDWQHSVVQPLFLTCGIPEFLNSPSCFSDTSERPSTSPRESEGQTECHQAYVEMTERHNPGHFEALTYPFAVGRQKIHRLAGDPWQGDNIPLRSSLIFVKQHWDQISSDPAVPCPIVFTEEEELECLRLDDAEQQGVEQLEEFKRAIGLGPEGWVSNENYDAAKEAIARMKQMSLDQADSEEEMVAIRDHWVFDDIDEEEYS; encoded by the exons ATGCTCCTTTGTCGTTCGCTTATATCACCATCATTAGCAGCGGCTAGTCGATGCGCAATCTCATCTCACGCGCCATGCCATAGACCAATCGCAAGGCATGGCTACGCGAACACCAATCTTCATGCTGGTCGGACGATGAGCTTCAGCGACATGTCCGCTTCTGATTCGACATCCTCGCTATTCAAGCATACCTCTGGTAGATGGGT TTACAACGAGGACAAACGTCTGGCGGAGCGAGAAAGAACCTTCAATGTTGGTGCGTTGCAGGCTCTCACTGCTCATGCAGTTGACCGGAAACCAGATGAAATAACCGGTATACGAAAGATAGGCGAATGCGCCTCCAATCGTCCGTTCGCTGTCCATTTTAAAGATGGCTTCAAGATCGTGGCGCGCATTCCGTACCCTTCGGTTGAGCCCAAAGGCCTTGTCGTCGCCAGCGAGGCAGCGACTATGACATTCCTCCGTCTCAAGAGGCTTCCGGTCCCGAAGATCTTGGGGCACTCTTGCTCCTCAGATAACCCTGCTGGCACAGAGTATATCTTGATGGAATTCTGTTCCGGAACAAATCTCGCCCGCATATGGGACGATCTCGAGGAAGCCAAACGAATCCAGGTCGCCACAAGCCTGGTAGATGTGGAGAAACGACTGTCCGATGTCCGCTTGCCAGCGAGCGGCAGTCTCTACTTTCTTCGAGATTTACCCGCAGATGCGACTAAGATTGCCGTGGATGCAGAGGACGTTGGCCGCCCGGACTCAAATTTCCTGGGTCCGACCACCGATCTTTCCTTCTGGTCTGGTAGGAGAAGCAGCCTTGATGTCGATCGAGGATCTT TCCCCACCCCAGAAGCTGCCATGGACTCTGGCGCCATCAAAGAGATGCGCTATCTGGAACAATATGGCCGGCCTCTTCTACCATTCAACCGCTTTCAAAGAGAGACATTCAAATTCGAGAAACAGCTGCCATCGGTTCATCTCGATAGTATACAAAAGTACCTACAGATCTCCAAGTACCTGATCCCTCGAGCTGAAGGCCCTCAGATGCCAATGTTGAGACATCCAGACCTTCGACCGGGCAATATCTTCGTCTCCAACGACTTGAAAATTACGGCGCTCATCGACTGGCAGCACAGTGTCGTGCAGCCTCTATTCTTGACCTGCGGCATACCAGAATTTCTAAACTCTCCATCGTGCTTTTCCGACACGTCCGAACGCCCGAGCACTTCGCCACGTGAGAGCGAAGGCCAAACCGAATGCCACCAAGCGTATGTAGAAATGACGGAACGCCACAATCCTGGCCACTTTGAGGCTCTTACGTATCCGTTCGCGGTTGGAAGGCAGAAGATCCATCGACTGGCCGGTGATCCATGGCAAGGTGACAACATTCCACTGCGCTCGAGTCTGATATTTGTTAAGCAGCACTGGGACCAGATCAGCTCAGATCCCGCTGTGCCTTGTCCGATCGTGTTCACGGAAGAGGAAGAACTGGAATGCCTCCGTCTTGACGATGCGGAGCAACAAGGTGTTGAGCAGTTGGAAGAATTCAAGAGAGCGATTGGTTTAGGTCCCGAAGGTTGGGTATCGAATGAGAACTACGATGCTGCGAAAGAAGCCATTGCTCGGATGAAACAGATGTCTCTGGATCAGGCAGATTCTGAAGAGGAGATGGTGGCGATTCGGGATCATTGGGTCTTCGATGATATCGATGAGGAAGAGTATTCGTGA
- a CDS encoding Microsomal glutathione S-transferase 3 produces MPHPLILPDTYGYTALLAVGVIPLMSFLQGTTVTTFRKAANVPYPNPYATAEQCKSSQEAYQFNCAQRAHGNLLENMPQTIAMLLFAGLFYPTATPVLGAVWVVGRVLYAYGYITSKEGGKGRNVGGMFWIAQLGLLGLCVSAGLKLL; encoded by the coding sequence ATGCCCCACCCCCTCATCCTCCCCGACACCTACGGCTACACCGCCCTCCTCGCCGTCGGCGTCATCCCCCTAATGTCCTTCCTCCAAGGCACCACCGTCACGACCTTCCGCAAAGCCGCCAACGTCCCCTACCCCAACCCCTACGCAACCGCCGAGCAATGCAAAAGCTCCCAGGAAGCCTACCAATTCAACTGCGCCCAGCGCGCACACGGGAACCTGCTTGAGAACATGCCCCAGACGATTGCGATGTTGTTGTTCGCGGGGCTGTTTTATCCTACTGCGACGCCGGTGCTGGGGGCGGTGTGGGTTGTGGGGAGGGTGTTGTATGCGTATGGGTATATTACGAGTAAGGAGGGTGGCAAGGGGAGGAATGTTGGGGGGATGTTTTGGATTGCGCAGTTGGGGTTGTTGGGGTTGTGTGTTAGTGCTGGGTTGAAGTTGTTGTGA